The Flavobacteriales bacterium genome has a segment encoding these proteins:
- a CDS encoding SDR family oxidoreductase — MKRVLITGAAGFLGSHLCDRFIKDGYHVLAMDNLITGNLKNIEHLYANENFEFFHHDVSKHVHVPGELDYILHFASPASPIDYLKIPIQTLKVGSLGTHNLLGLAKAKNARMLIASTSEVYGDPMVHPQTEDYWGNVNPVGPRGVYDEAKRFQEAITMAYHRFHGLETRIVRIFNTYGPRMRLNDGRALPAFIGQALRGEDLTVFGDGSQTRSFCYVDDLIEGIVRLLHSDYAEPVNIGNPDEISILGFAQEIIALTGTEQKVILKDLPVDDPKQRQPDINRAKTILDWEPQVSRSEGLQRTYEYFQSLSEEELNHKEHIDFEKYIIR, encoded by the coding sequence ATGAAAAGAGTATTGATCACCGGTGCAGCAGGATTCCTTGGATCACATCTATGCGATCGATTCATCAAGGATGGATACCATGTGCTTGCGATGGACAACCTGATCACAGGAAACCTCAAGAACATCGAGCACCTCTATGCCAATGAGAACTTCGAGTTCTTTCATCATGATGTCTCCAAGCATGTCCATGTCCCAGGAGAGCTGGACTACATCCTGCACTTCGCATCACCGGCCAGCCCGATCGATTATCTGAAGATCCCCATTCAGACCTTGAAAGTCGGGTCCCTCGGTACGCATAATCTGCTTGGACTGGCCAAAGCAAAGAATGCCCGCATGCTCATCGCGAGTACGAGCGAGGTCTATGGCGACCCGATGGTCCATCCTCAAACGGAGGATTACTGGGGCAATGTGAATCCTGTGGGACCACGCGGTGTATATGACGAGGCCAAGCGCTTCCAAGAGGCCATCACCATGGCCTATCACCGATTCCATGGATTGGAGACGCGCATTGTGCGGATATTCAATACCTATGGACCGCGTATGCGACTCAACGATGGTCGCGCCTTACCTGCATTCATCGGGCAGGCGCTCCGTGGAGAGGACCTGACTGTCTTTGGAGATGGAAGCCAGACGCGCTCCTTCTGTTATGTGGACGACCTGATCGAAGGGATCGTCCGACTACTGCATAGCGATTATGCTGAGCCGGTCAACATCGGGAATCCCGATGAGATCAGTATCCTCGGCTTTGCGCAAGAGATCATCGCATTAACGGGTACAGAACAAAAAGTGATCCTCAAGGACCTTCCGGTGGACGACCCAAAACAACGCCAGCCGGACATCAACAGAGCAAAAACCATTCTCGATTGGGAGCCTCAAGTTTCTCGGAGCGAAGGCCTGCAGCGCACCTATGAATATTTCCAATCCTTGTCAGAGGAAGAATTGAATCACAAGGAGCATATCGACTTTGAGAAGTACATCATCCGATGA